One segment of Sinorhizobium sp. BG8 DNA contains the following:
- a CDS encoding XRE family transcriptional regulator: MAIGKLFIGRKVRDLRLANQATQSQFAERIGISTSYLNQIENNQRPVSASVLLALAEKFQMDIADLSTGEVDRLLSALSEALSDPLFDAYSPSLQELKLITQNAPGIAHALILCHQAYRRNSEQLASLDTTIGRSTEMTERTPYEEVRDFFHFVDNYIHELDVTAERLSAELSIGDGGAHAALSSYLEERHGVRIVRPSVNDDAVRRFDPENRLLTINPYLPASTRDFQLALQIAQLHAGPQIDAIANGAGFRTAEALDICRIGLQNYFAGALILPYQVFLRTARDLRHDIELLAARFGASLEQVCHRLSTLQRPGQKGVPMFFARIDRAGNITKRHSAAKLQFARFGAACPLWNVHQAFETPGRIIRQLAETPDGARYLCLATQINKGAAGFRAAHPSFALSLGCEISYADQFVYADDLDLTNRSAFDPIGISCRICERPNCASRAVPPFRRKLTIDHNVREATPYRLV, from the coding sequence ATGGCTATCGGAAAGCTCTTCATCGGCAGGAAGGTCCGGGACCTGCGGCTTGCCAACCAGGCGACGCAGAGTCAGTTCGCCGAGCGCATCGGCATATCGACCAGCTACCTCAACCAGATCGAAAACAATCAGCGGCCCGTTTCCGCGTCCGTCCTGCTGGCGCTTGCGGAAAAGTTCCAGATGGATATCGCGGACCTATCCACCGGTGAGGTGGATCGCCTCCTCTCCGCACTTTCCGAGGCCCTGTCCGACCCGCTGTTCGACGCCTATTCGCCGAGCCTGCAGGAGCTGAAGCTGATCACGCAGAATGCGCCGGGCATCGCCCATGCGCTGATCCTCTGCCACCAGGCCTATCGCCGCAACAGCGAGCAGCTCGCGAGCCTCGACACCACGATCGGTCGATCGACGGAAATGACGGAGCGCACCCCATACGAGGAAGTGCGCGACTTCTTCCATTTCGTCGACAACTACATCCACGAGCTCGACGTGACCGCCGAACGGCTGTCCGCCGAACTCTCGATCGGAGACGGCGGTGCGCATGCCGCGCTCTCCTCCTACCTCGAGGAACGCCACGGGGTACGCATTGTTCGCCCTTCCGTGAATGACGATGCGGTCCGCCGTTTCGACCCCGAAAACCGCCTGCTGACCATCAACCCCTATCTGCCCGCATCGACGCGCGACTTCCAGCTCGCCCTGCAGATCGCCCAGCTCCACGCCGGACCTCAGATCGACGCGATCGCGAACGGAGCCGGCTTCCGCACCGCCGAGGCGCTCGACATCTGTCGTATCGGCCTGCAGAACTATTTTGCCGGGGCGCTGATCCTGCCATACCAGGTCTTTCTGCGGACGGCCCGCGACCTGCGCCACGACATCGAGCTGCTTGCCGCTCGCTTCGGCGCTTCGCTCGAACAGGTGTGCCACCGCCTGTCGACGCTGCAGCGGCCGGGCCAGAAAGGCGTTCCCATGTTCTTCGCGCGGATCGACAGGGCGGGAAACATCACCAAGCGCCACAGCGCTGCCAAGCTGCAGTTCGCCCGCTTCGGCGCGGCCTGTCCCCTCTGGAACGTGCACCAGGCATTCGAAACGCCGGGCCGGATCATACGGCAGCTGGCGGAAACGCCCGATGGCGCGCGCTACCTCTGCCTTGCCACGCAGATCAACAAGGGGGCGGCGGGCTTTCGCGCCGCACATCCGAGTTTCGCCCTCTCTCTCGGCTGCGAGATCTCCTACGCCGACCAGTTCGTCTATGCCGACGACCTCGACCTCACAAACCGTTCCGCCTTCGACCCGATCGGCATTTCCTGCCGGATCTGCGAACGCCCGAACTGCGCAAGCCGCGCCGTTCCGCCTTTCCGGCGCAAGCTCACGATCGACCACAATGTCAGGGAAGCAACACCATACCGGCTGGTATAG